The following are encoded together in the Oncorhynchus nerka isolate Pitt River linkage group LG23, Oner_Uvic_2.0, whole genome shotgun sequence genome:
- the smarcd2 gene encoding SWI/SNF-related matrix-associated actin-dependent regulator of chromatin subfamily D member 2, translating to MASRGGFPATQMNPSVNPMNAGHAGGGMRMPGIQQNSGFRAMNATPQYHQHPGMPSNRGIPMGPIGGPGPSYGGGNMPLRIGMGQSAMDASRKRFLQQQPQGGLGGPRRGKRRRMADKVLPQRIRDLVPESEAYMDLLAFERKLDQTIARKRMEIQEAIKKPITQKRKLRIYISNTYTPGKPEGEEAEKVSSWELRVEGKLLEDPGKQKRKFSSFFKSLVIELDKELYGPDNHLVEWHRMPTTQETDGFQVKRPGDVSVKCTLLLMLDHQPPQYKLDPRLARLLGVHTQTRASIMQALWLYIKNNKLQDSHEKEYINCNRYFRQILGCTRMRFSEIPMKLAGLLQHPDPIIINHMISVDPNDQKKTACYDIDVEVDDPLKAQMNSFLSSTTNQQEIAALEMKIHETIESINQLKTQRDFMLSFSNNPQDFIQDWLKSQSRDLKLMTDVAGNPEEERRTEFYQAPWVPEAVGRYVYSKVQQRRQELEQVLGIRLT from the exons ATGGCTTCAAGAGGGGGCTTTCCGGCTACTCAGATGAACCCCAGTGTTAACCCCATGAACGCTGGACATGCAGGCGGTGGAATGAGGATGCCAGGAATCCAACAGAATTCGGGTTTTCGAGCCATGAATGCCACTCCTCAGTACCATCAG CACCCTGGTATGCCTTCCAACAGGGGGATCCCGATGGGGCCAATTGGGGGCCCTGGACCCTCTTATGGGGGCGGGAACATGCCCTTACGCATAGGAATGGGGCAATCAGCCATGGATGCCTCTCGAAAGCGATTCCTTCAACAACAACCGCAGGGGGGGCTGGGAGGCCCAAGGCGTGG CAAAAGGCGCAGGATGGCCGACAAGGTGCTACCACAGAGG ATACGAGACCTGGTTCCAGAGTCTGAGGCCTATATGGACCTTCTGGCCTTTGAGAGGAAGCTGGACCAGACCATCGCCCGCAAACGCATGGAGATCCAGGAAGCCATCAAAAAGCCCATTACG CAAAAGCGCAAGTTGAGGATCTACATATCCAACACCTACACTCCCGGCAAGCCAGAAGGCGAAGAGGCAGAAAAAGTGTCATCCTGGGAACTAAGGGTGGAGGGAAAACTCCTTGAGGAT CCTGGGAAACAGAAGAGGAAGTTTTCGTCCTTCTTTAAGAGTCTGGTCATTGAGCTCGATAAGGAACTGTATGGACCTGATAACCACTTGGTAGAG TGGCACAGGATGCCCACCACCCAGGAGACAGACGGCTTCCAAGTGAAGAGACCAGGGGACGTGAGCGTGAAATGCACCCTGCTCCTAATGCTGGACCACCAG CCCCCACAGTACAAGCTGGACCCAAGACTGGCCCGGCTGCTaggtgtacacacacagacacgggcTAGCATCATGCAGGCGCTGTGGCTCTACATCAAGAACAACAAGCTGCAGGACAGCCACGAGAAGGAGTACATCAACTGCAACCGCTACTTCAGACAG ATTTTAGGCTGCACACGTATGCGGTTCTCTGAGATTCCCATGAAGCTGGCTGGCCTGCTGCAGCATCCTGACCCCATCATCATCAATCACATGATCAG CGTGGATCCGAACGACCAGAAGAAGACGGCGTGCTACGACATTGACGTGGAGGTGGACGATCCTCTGAAGGCCCAGATGAATAGTTTCCTGTCCTCCACTACCAATCAACAGGAGATCGCCGCCCTGGAAATGAAG ATCCACGAGACCATTGAGTCTATTAACCAGCTGAAGACCCAGCGAGACTTCATGTTGAGCTTCAGCAACAACCCGCAGGACTTCATCCAGGACTGGCTCAAGTCCCAGAGTCGAGACCTCAAG TTGATGACGGACGTGGCAGGTAacccagaggaggagaggaggactgagttTTACCAGGCCCCCTGGGTGCCAGAAGCTGTGGGCCGATACGTCTACTCTAAG GTGCAGCAGAGAAGACAGGAGTTGGAGCAGGTGCTGGGAATTCGACTCACCTGA
- the atxn7l3b gene encoding ataxin-7-like protein 3 gives MKMDEISMSSLDNSKLEGVAQDILSDLVEDACLGLCFEVHRAVKQGYFFLEDTDQETMRDFEIVDQPGVDVFGQVYNQWKNKECVCPNCSRSIAASRFAPHLEKCLGMGRNSSRIANRRIVTGNNTNNKSESDQEDNDDVNDNDWSYGAEKKAKKRKSDKNPNSPRRSKSFKHKSGMMGPRRRMGNQESPRMLMKDEAFPQ, from the exons ATGAAAATGGATGAGATTTCGATGTCCAGCCTGGACAACAGCAAGCTGGAG GGCGTAGCTCAGGACATCCTTTCTGACCTGGTGGAGGATGCTTGTCTGGGCCTGTGCTTTGAGGTCCACCGGGCCGTCAAGCAGGGCTACTTTTTCCTGGAAGACACGGACCAAGAAACCATGAGGGACTTCG AAATTGTGGACCAGCCAGGAGTGGATGTGTTCGGGCAGGTGTACAACCAGTGGAAGAACAAGGAGTGTGTCTGTCCCAACTGCAGCCGGAGCATCGCTGCGTCACGCTTTGCCCCGCACTTGGAGAAATGCCTGGGCATGGGGCGCAACAGCAGCCGCATAGCCAACCGCAG AATAGTCACCGGCAACAACACTAACAATAAATCAGAGAGCGACCAGGAGGATAATGATGACGTCAATGATAACGACTGGTCCTACGGGGCGGAAAAGAAAG CGAAGAAGAGAAAATCAGATAAG AATCCAAACTCACCCAGGAGATCCAAATCATTTAAACATAAGAGTG GTATGATGGGCCCCAGACGGCGTATGGGCAACCAGGAGAGCCCACGCATGCTGATGAAAGACGAGGCCTTCCCTCAGtga